ttttagatGTCTTACAAACTTACCAAAATTTTCTTCTCACTATTCGGCACACGTTTCCGCTCTTTACGAAACTCTTGGCTCTGCAAAAAGTCGAGCATGTGAAAGTACCAGAGTGAGGTGTTATACCGTTTGCCCATTTGATTGCTCGCTTTAATGCGTGTGCATTCACGTCGATAATTGGTACGAAATATGTTGATTTTGCGCAAAACATCTTCTCGACATGCATGCGGATCAATTTCGCGCATTTTCATCACCAACATCTCATAGCCGTGTGTCTTACTCTGCCGATCCTTATACAAAGGATTACTCAGGTCCCACAGCGCTGGCAAACTCTCGTATAACGCAAAAAACTCTGTCCAGAAAGCGCGCTTATCAATTGTGTGTGCATGCGGGCGGGCATTCGCCATTTTGTTGCTTGCACCGGaattgtgtatatgtgtatgtagacGGCAAGGCAACAATGTCAAAACACCGTGAATCACCGATAACGGCAGCGAAACGTAACTTCAATCACACTAATTGGCTTGTCCGGTCGGCTTGATTGCTCGACATCAACTGAGTcaagcatatttttttcaaacactcTCCCGCTCTTTCGATTGCTTGATTTGATTTTCCGTTTTACtgttctctgttttttttttcacgtGCGTCAGCAGCGCTGCTTAGCTGCGCTGAACGAGTGTACACATATGTAGTTGTTTAGAAGTATGTGCAGTACCGAAAATaggtttttgtaaaatataaaaaaaaaattgaaatctaAATAAGGGAACGAGCAAtactttacatatataaatatgtgtgttttaatatttatacttatagaAAACAAGGGACTTTGaggcttttttaaattttgatgattttgggtcCTTTCTGTAGTGACACGGTATGTTTTGAGTTTGgcttaaccgtgcgattctgtaacgtgagacagtctcaagtctctaaatttgagattttgagttagagacaatttttgagacttgagacgattttgctattctgtaagggacagtcacaaaatctattacatttcattattcagagatgtttttgcttttttttgtacttgagtgataataaatacatatgtcgataacaaatattaaattttctataacatagtcaaaaaacataatatctataaaaataaaaatatagttgactttgtttctaatatttacgaaatttatgtaaaattgatttatttttaaccttttcgtgtttgagttgcttaaaaaatataaaaaaaacgacaatcgattaattatctatgatgatctctattcagtatattcaaaaatggcagacaagaattcttttaagttttgtgacctgctatctaccaggtctcaatattttgagactaacgctagagactgtttagtgaatagtaactagtcacaaagtgagattttacctcaaaaatgtctcaaatagagactagagactggttacagaatcccgctataaaactacatacatatataagtacatatgtatgtatgaatataagctttagctaaaataaaaacaatttaagcaAATGTAGCAGAGTTCCCCGCCAACAAAAAATGGGTTTTTATGTGTTCTGTTCTAATTTTTCAAGTGACCTTGAAATTAACTACATAAATAATTTGATTATCATGTAAAAATTGTCGAAAGTTTCCATCTAAGcgtacataaatacacaaagttgttgttgctgttaatgtcATAGCGCAGAAAACGTACTTGAAGTAATAATATGGGATACTGACAAGTTGACAGTCCTTTGCCGGATATACATAAATCCAGGTCTGTTCCAATTACTTAGACCCGCCTGTCGTGGGAACGATCAAAAAATAGTCTACTTTTCATTAATTCTCTCCTAGGTGAGTTGAGAGTAGCTGAACTCTTCGTGCTTACATATATCGTATCATATCTACATATggacatacctatgtatgtttgtatatacatatgtacatatgtgtgtatgtatgcattagtaaataactatatttcagttttcatatttaataacCAAATTTTGTACCCCTCAGCCAGTACGTTGGTGCGCTACCGTTGAATGACCTTCAAAACAGCATTTCGCAAATGACAGGACAGGGAATTGACAGTGACAGtgttaattaatacaaaaaactgaaataacTCTTTTACACTAAAGTAAGTTTTCttaattcaaaagtttttttttttttttagttatttaatgCATTTTAATGCTCTTCATGGTCTTTAGCAActcatttattgtttattagcatattttttaacacCTCAATCCAAGACAAAGCAAAGAACATTTATGAAGTGAGAGCAGTTCTTGAAAGGCTCTGCTTAGGGAAGCAGCGCAGTTTCGTCACATGTgctatacaaacatatgcatatacaggTAGGGAGTATAGCAGAGTAGCGTGTTGAAAAGAGAGTTGAGAGCCAAGGTTACCTGGTTGCCTACCCTGCTAATGCAAGTCCACCGAGGTTTGTTTATTAACACAATGCGTAGTTTTCAAACAGTCGACGTCgtagtaataacaaaaacaacaaacaaaagtgaCAAAGGCGGAAACCTTACAAGAGAGGTAGGAGGAGGTTATTATTAGCGGGATTAAGTTATCATAATGAAACTCACGAAAAACAACGAGAATAGTCAGTGAACTTTTCAATTATAACAAACCATTTGCTAGTTTCGCGCGACCTCAACTGGCACAGGCGCTGCCATCTGAACTGGGAAGGCCTCACGCTTAGATTTACGGTATGTAAATACCGAATGTGCAATtaaacacatgcatatacacatacatatgtacatatatatatatatataaataaacatgtgCAACAGCATATCAATGCCTGCTCATATGTGCGTTGTTCGGGCGAAGCTTGCATTGGGACCGCGTATTTGATGTTGCCCAGAGACACGGCTACGAGGCCACATCTCACGCAGCAACTGCGTAACGCACTCGATATATAGCGAAATTCTGTTTTGTGATTACGTccataattttgtatttttgcacGCTTGTTCGGTCGTTCGCTTGGCTGGTGCGCCCGGTCGAGCTCTGTACCCGAGGCTTGGACTCACTCAGCTGTCTCTTTCGTTATGCACTGGCCTTGCTTTATCGACGTGTTGGTGCCGCTCTTCGGTGACGACGCAACACATCTATTATGTGCTACGAGTTTCGCGTTGTGGAGCTTGTTCGGTCTGTTTTCTGGTGTACGACACTCAGTCGCTCGTCGGGTTCCCTGTAAATTTCACGTGTTTGGTCTGGTTTTGCAACAGTTTGCCGGTCTTTTGCTTTTAgcttgtgttgttattgttgtgtgtTTACCGAATACTTGctttgcatttatattttatattatcgcGCGTGTTTGTGACTTTGCATTTGCTTTTGCGCTCGCCAGACGACCAGACGGTAAGCACACatatgcacttatgtatgtgcgtatgctTGTGCACTCGCAATAAATTTCAACTTTGAAAAGTTGTGGAGGTAGCGAGAGCACTTTTACGTCGTTTTTgttattagtgttgttgttgtgtcggctttatttgatttcatttcgatTTTGTTCTTTTAAAGACAGACGAACTCTAGCCAGAGTGTTGGAGTTTGGAAGAAGTACAATTGCGGATCTGCCCTTCTGACTTTGGGTTCACATTTTTGGAAGGAGATATGAAAAATGTAAGTACACAGGGCTGGTATTGCTTACTCTCAATCATTCGTAATTGCATTTAATCGCTTTATTACAACGAGCATGAAGTTGCTTGAAGAGGTGTTTGTTCTGAGGCTCTGGGtcgtaaattattattgtatgtacttatatacatacatacatatacacatgtatataatgtatttgTATAAGCTTTACCTGAAATAATAGTAGGTGCAAATAGAGCGTGACAACTCTCAGTTCCTAAAATTATTAACTAAGAGCAGTGGTCCAGGCTTCCTACCAAGACGAAATTGATAGAGAGACATTACGGTCGGTCTATTAAAGTctaaaattgtgtaaatatatagtatatgtatgtagttagtaAATCACCGAAACACACATGTGCTTAGGAGCCAAACTGTAAAGGGAAGAATTAATAGCGAGTAAATTGCATTTGGCACTCACCTAAAAACACTCGGGAACAATGAAAGGAACAGATCAAGACTTCAGTTCCATTTTCCTATATACAAAAAGAGATCaggcatatttattaatttatttgcaaaatgttACGTGTCACAAATCTGACCGAAgatgaacaaaaaaatgttcattacTTGATGGTGAAGGGaaatcttttcgcaaaatatcTAAGCTCATTAATAAAACTAAGAAAGTTGTTCGGAACATTTTAAGAGGTTATAAAGTAAAGATCATTAAGATCATCTGCATGATATCGACTAGATAACATTTGTAAAGGGCAAAGAGTTTGAAAACTTGAGTAAAATAATTACCGAATGCAAGATTAATGTTTCCCAATGACGAGTTAGGCTAGTTATAGGACAATCAGCTGATATTGAAACGAGTCAAATAGGGATGTGTTACTGGaatgtggaaaaaaattaaatgtttgtttaaagcctcttatcaaaaaaattatatatttcttcgCATTATCTCACTACATTAAATTCTTTCGtttcatcaacatttttttcattatacttttaattttttgttgtagatGGAAGAATCTTCAGCCGTAAGAACATATTTTCTAAAGGAAAGACAAACAAAAAGTTATAATGTTGACAAATTAATTGAGGAACAAATGCCTGTCAGAAAGTTAATGAAGAAATCGGTGCCCTCTAAGCAAACAAAACCGGTCTTCCATAATCAATACACTGTAAgatttctcaaaaaatttacTAACTATTATTACtgatgtatatttaaaaaattattcagtataCTATGGGACGAAGGCCTAAGTAGCCAGTATTCTAAAATACCGGCCAAATTGAATACATTAAAGGGTTAGACCAGTCCAGAGCGCTGAAAAAACGTCTAATGTGGCCATATTATTCTGGGATCATGGTGAACTCGAATTTGTCTCTTTGAGGCTACATTAAGGGGTTAGGGAGtgcattttttcaaacaaatttttctcatatataaaattaaatattttaaaagattttttttattgttggaaGCAGACAATAATAATGTAACAAAGAAGCTCTGAAacttgtgaaaaaaaatattttaaactctgtCATTGCGACtacatttccggtgaccccttaGTAagaagatgcgcccgcgttggcaggacaactccttacaggatcatctagagtgaaaaaatacgtgtttcaGTTAACACCTTAATTAGAACTTGggcgaaggaaaaaaaactgaaaattgaattttcggcatacatttttacaaaaaaattaaattttcagtaaaaatttcgcgtaattttttttttcaaatggttgtaatggaaaaaaattcttcatccAAGTCCTTAAGAATTGtgtctcaaagacctgtgtaaaatttcatgagcATCGGTTCGAGCAATTCTCGAGAAATTTTGcgaaccgacttcaaaaacacagtttcgaaaaaaatacgCTTTTAAAGACCGCGCACTTAGCCTttctagcctcgagcgcacaagttctcaaagctgtatctccgaaacttgAAATTTTAGGACAATATTGTAGAGATGTTCTAGTatttaataacattaaaaacaattagatttttttaaaccttTAAATCCATGTTTTTGAGCGAATTCAAACAATTGAATGCAATTTGAAATCCTAAAACTTGATTGGATAGGGAACAAAATTCTATAATagtttgaataatatttttagaagcCTAACTTTCTTTTTTAAGCgttattacaaaaaatggaatttttataaaatcttcGACTGGCCTAACCCCGAAAATACTggtaatttaaatatacacccTTCATACAAATTGAGCGAGTTATTATTGGGGGTTTTCCCCGAAAAAAACACCAAATTAAATTACTAACAGcgaatattttctgaaaatggcataattcaaaattttttgcttttgaaaaaagttataaaaatagcacaaaaactttatttttcgtaatttgtttttaatttttggaaccAACTGAAAATTTGACACTAGAAAAATTCCATTTAAAgcatatattcatacaatttaatcacacacacatacattcatacaatatatgtatgtataagcactAAATATTTAACTGATATCCAATAATTTCCACATTCCAGCCCACACGCTATGAACGCGAACGCGCCACAATGAAAAACAAGCCGCGCAAGGTGCTCAATCTGGAAGAGCGCGTGCTGGCCATACGCCTGTACCAAGAGAAGCCGGTCTACCAGCGTGTGGCGTCCATCTTCAAGTGCAGTTGGGAGCAAGTACGCAATGTAATCGCCAATCGCGACGACATACTGCGCTATTATGGCGAATGTCAGACTGTGACGCACAAGGACACGCCACAATATGCGCGCAACAAGAAAATCAACTTTCTCGGCAATGTCACATACGAGTTTGTGCGACGCGCCCACTACCACCGCAGCGTAACGCTCAACGATGAGACTTTGCGACAGCGTGCGCTCAAACTACGCGACATCCTGCAGATCGAACAGTTTCATCCGAATAAGGCATGGTTGGCCGATTTCAAGAAGGTATACAATGTGGAGTGGCAAAATTTGGACGCGCTGATTATATGCGGTGTACCGCCGCGTTCGCTAGACAACAAGGATTTGATCGAATACTGTACGCGTATGGTGTCGAAAGCACAATCGCTGATAGGTAAAATGCCCAAACCGCTGTCAAAGAAGGAGAGCACGCAACTCTACCATGCGGATGATGCGGAGTATGAGTCGGCCAGTAGTGGTGGAGACGTtgatgttggtgttggtgttgagGGTAGTTTCGATGACAACGCATCCGATTCGATGTACGCTGAGCAATTCGATGATGTGCCTGTGGTGAATG
The window above is part of the Bactrocera dorsalis isolate Fly_Bdor unplaced genomic scaffold, ASM2337382v1 BdCtg349, whole genome shotgun sequence genome. Proteins encoded here:
- the LOC105224437 gene encoding uncharacterized protein LOC105224437 isoform X3, which gives rise to MKNPTRYERERATMKNKPRKVLNLEERVLAIRLYQEKPVYQRVASIFKCSWEQVRNVIANRDDILRYYGECQTVTHKDTPQYARNKKINFLGNVTYEFVRRAHYHRSVTLNDETLRQRALKLRDILQIEQFHPNKAWLADFKKVYNVEWQNLDALIICGVPPRSLDNKDLIEYCTRMVSKAQSLIGKMPKPLSKKESTQLYHADDAEYESASSGGDVDVGVGVEGSFDDNASDSMYAEQFDDVPVVNEIDDFSGTYLDTPDNDDEGFNGFESEPAGANNNYADTVETATYDLPRTSVSHEPAAPTEITAEPALLAEVQIKQERRSRSRSRSPPLLSPLTVTSGTSTSATTAGGGGGGAGVKRKLSPTTTTPNRATNSVESNGKHLKIDVVTTYAEALRNLCPLEDFATQQEDFQAINLLMQLARVFEKGAKRSAAQRRMHNS
- the LOC105224437 gene encoding uncharacterized protein LOC105224437 isoform X1 — its product is MKNMEESSAVRTYFLKERQTKSYNVDKLIEEQMPVRKLMKKSVPSKQTKPVFHNQYTPTRYERERATMKNKPRKVLNLEERVLAIRLYQEKPVYQRVASIFKCSWEQVRNVIANRDDILRYYGECQTVTHKDTPQYARNKKINFLGNVTYEFVRRAHYHRSVTLNDETLRQRALKLRDILQIEQFHPNKAWLADFKKVYNVEWQNLDALIICGVPPRSLDNKDLIEYCTRMVSKAQSLIGKMPKPLSKKESTQLYHADDAEYESASSGGDVDVGVGVEGSFDDNASDSMYAEQFDDVPVVNEIDDFSGTYLDTPDNDDEGFNGFESEPAGANNNYADTVETATYDLPRTSVSHEPAAPTEITAEPALLAEVQIKQERRSRSRSRSPPLLSPLTVTSGTSTSATTAGGGGGGAGVKRKLSPTTTTPNRATNSVESNGKHLKIDVVTTYAEALRNLCPLEDFATQQEDFQAINLLMQLARVFEKGAKRSAAQRRMHNS
- the LOC105224437 gene encoding uncharacterized protein LOC105224437 isoform X2, giving the protein MEESSAVRTYFLKERQTKSYNVDKLIEEQMPVRKLMKKSVPSKQTKPVFHNQYTPTRYERERATMKNKPRKVLNLEERVLAIRLYQEKPVYQRVASIFKCSWEQVRNVIANRDDILRYYGECQTVTHKDTPQYARNKKINFLGNVTYEFVRRAHYHRSVTLNDETLRQRALKLRDILQIEQFHPNKAWLADFKKVYNVEWQNLDALIICGVPPRSLDNKDLIEYCTRMVSKAQSLIGKMPKPLSKKESTQLYHADDAEYESASSGGDVDVGVGVEGSFDDNASDSMYAEQFDDVPVVNEIDDFSGTYLDTPDNDDEGFNGFESEPAGANNNYADTVETATYDLPRTSVSHEPAAPTEITAEPALLAEVQIKQERRSRSRSRSPPLLSPLTVTSGTSTSATTAGGGGGGAGVKRKLSPTTTTPNRATNSVESNGKHLKIDVVTTYAEALRNLCPLEDFATQQEDFQAINLLMQLARVFEKGAKRSAAQRRMHNS